The window TTGAATCGAACCGTTCCGCTGATGTGTTCCAATGCCGATTCGGTTTGCAAAACGCCGCCGAGCAATTGGTGGTCGGTGAACATGCCGTTTCCGGCACTGACAATTTGCTCCATCTGCTGACGAATCGTCATCGCCAACGCCTCACGTTGGTCATCAGACAAAACGCTCTGTGCGGCCTCCACGGCGGCACCACGCGCTTCGATAATGGCGGTGTCGACTTTGTTAAGCGTCACGTCTGCGGATTGGTAAAATGCCTCGGCGGCACTCGCGTTGCGAACCAACTGATCCGTTCGTGAAACTCCTCGCTGCAGTCCGATCGCCCGCGAAGCTGCCGCTGGATCATCGCTGATGCTCAACACTCGACGGCCAGTGCTAAGCTGATCGTACTGGCGTTGGATCGCCAATTGGTCGCTGTTGAGCTGGAACATCAACCGCTGGTTCTGCAGCGGCGTGCTCGTACGGTTGGTTGCGACGGGAAGTAGTGACATGTTTCAACGATGCGATATGGTTCGAAGACACCGTCCGAAAGCACGAGGAAAGTATTTTCGGTATCGTTGTAATCGGCACGATCGACATCTCGACTGTAGATCAATCCATTCGCGATCGTCGCCGGCGCCGCTAAAGAGCCGGTATCGATGACAACGGACCGAGAAAGAACATGATTTTCATCAGCACCATGCAGTTGACTCGGACCCTGGAACGGGGGGAGTTCTACTGCCCAACCTGCGAATCGATCCAGGGTTACCGTCATCGTACGAAACGCACGTTTCTGACCCTGTATTTCATCCCGGTCATTCCGATCAGCGCCCCCGAACCGTTCATCCAGTGCGACAACTGCAAATCGCCCTGGGATCTGAGCGTTCTGCACATCGACCAACGCACGCACGAACAAGTTCGCGAAAATCAGTTTCGCAACGAGGCAATTCGGTCCTGCGTTTTGATGACGTTGGAAGACGAAGAAATCTCCGAACCCGAGATTCAGTCATTACTTCGAATCAGCCGAGTGATTCTGGAAAACCCGATCTCCCGAGAAGAACTGGGGCGGCTGTGTTCGGTCGCCATGCATTCGGGAATTGAAACGCAAAACTATGTCATGACCGTTTCCAAACGCTGGAACATGCAACAGCGTTTGCTCGCTCTACAGGCTATGTTCCTAGCGGCCTCGTCCTGCGAGGAAGAAGTCTCCGATGCCAAAATTCGTCAACTCGGTCGCCTAAAAGATCTACTCGAGCTAACCGAAACCGAATTTGAAGCGGTCATCGAAGATTCGCTGATGTACGCAGGCGTTTGACCGCGTTCATTGGCAATCCGATCGCACCCGTCGCATGGTTTGAAGAAAGCGAACGAAACCGGCCAACAGAACGACCGCACCGATCCCGATCGCGCCATATCCCGCGATCAATAATTCGCGAGACTCGCCGAAGAACTTGATCAGCGTTCCCCCGGTTCCCACCATCATCAACGACGTCCGCAAATACGCCAGCAACGTCCGCTCGTTAGCAAGATCCGTTCGGATCACCGCCAAGTCGTTCCGTTTGCGTGCGAGCAGATCGCCGGTTGATTCAGATGTCGATTCGGTGCCGGGTTCGCTCATATTTAAAAAAGCCGGTTGAGTCCGTTCAACGCCGCGACTCGATACGCTTCGGCCATGGTTGGATAGTTGAACGTCGTTTCGATGAAGTAATCGATCGTGTTCTGCCTTCCCGGTTGATTCATGATCGCCTGGCCAATGTGAATGATCTCCGACGCGTTGGCACCAAAGCAGTGCACGCCAAGGATCTCTTTGGTTTCGCGATGAAACAATAGCTTCAACATGCCGGTGGTTTCACCGGTGATCTGAGCACGGGCCAGCGAGCGAAATTGTGCTTGGCCAACTTCATAGGGAACGCACCGCTCGGTCAATTCACGTTCAGTCGAACCGACCGAGCTGATTTCGGGGCTGGTGTAGATGCCTGTTGGAATGTCGTTGAGCCGTAAATTGCCATCCACTCGCCCCAACAAATGCATTCCCGCGGCGCGGCCTTGCGTGTAAGCGGCACTGGCTAGCGAAGGAATTCCAATGACATCGCCGACGGCGTAGATGTGCGGCAAGCAAGTTTGAAAATGCTCGTCGACGACAATT of the Rhodopirellula baltica SH 1 genome contains:
- a CDS encoding TerB family tellurite resistance protein, with the protein product MIFISTMQLTRTLERGEFYCPTCESIQGYRHRTKRTFLTLYFIPVIPISAPEPFIQCDNCKSPWDLSVLHIDQRTHEQVRENQFRNEAIRSCVLMTLEDEEISEPEIQSLLRISRVILENPISREELGRLCSVAMHSGIETQNYVMTVSKRWNMQQRLLALQAMFLAASSCEEEVSDAKIRQLGRLKDLLELTETEFEAVIEDSLMYAGV
- a CDS encoding DUF202 domain-containing protein; this encodes MSEPGTESTSESTGDLLARKRNDLAVIRTDLANERTLLAYLRTSLMMVGTGGTLIKFFGESRELLIAGYGAIGIGAVVLLAGFVRFLQTMRRVRSDCQ